A region from the Sandaracinus amylolyticus genome encodes:
- a CDS encoding TetR/AcrR family transcriptional regulator, with translation MARPKAFDRDQALETVMNVFWQRGYDATSMDDIVRASGVGKQSLYDTFGDKRALYLAALDLYATQRAQLLRDALDAPGSPRAALVALLRNLAKTIGDPAQPGCMLTDAAADACVDDEAVQQCIARGAKVLEKTIRTLLERAEEAGEIRPDQNLRAKARGLVATVSGLRLVTRPTGDARMLADILDDALARIA, from the coding sequence GTGGCTCGCCCCAAGGCATTCGATCGCGATCAGGCGCTGGAGACGGTCATGAACGTCTTCTGGCAGCGCGGGTACGACGCGACGTCGATGGACGACATCGTTCGCGCCAGCGGGGTCGGCAAGCAGAGCCTCTACGACACGTTCGGCGACAAGCGCGCGCTCTATCTCGCCGCGCTGGACCTCTACGCGACGCAGCGCGCGCAGCTGCTGCGCGACGCGCTCGATGCGCCCGGCAGCCCGCGCGCCGCGCTCGTCGCGCTCCTCCGCAACCTCGCGAAGACGATCGGCGATCCCGCGCAGCCGGGATGCATGCTCACCGATGCCGCCGCCGATGCGTGCGTCGACGACGAGGCCGTGCAGCAGTGCATCGCGCGCGGCGCGAAGGTGCTCGAGAAGACCATCCGCACGCTGCTCGAGCGAGCCGAAGAAGCGGGCGAGATCCGGCCCGACCAGAACCTCCGCGCCAAGGCGCGCGGCCTCGTCGCGACGGTGAGCGGGCTCCGGCTCGTCACGCGCCCGACCGGCGACGCGCGCATGCTCGCCGACATCCTCGACGACGCGCTCGCGCGCATCGCCTGA
- a CDS encoding 3'(2'),5'-bisphosphate nucleotidase CysQ family protein — MLDRELVEAVKLAREAGRILLEIYATDFGVEMKGESDPVTEADRRVNAFLTARLHESFPTDLVVAEESATEGKQSSGRCWFVDPLDGTKEFIAKNGEFSVMIGLAIDGDAQLGVVYQPTTGKLWRGVVGDGAFLEQGDKTYVLRPSDIADPSQMRLVVSRSHRSKSTDALVQRLGITQEAVSGSVGLKVGLIAERKADLYVHLSGKTSAWDACAPEAILRAAGGTFTDLEGRQIQYGTGELKNHRGILACNRKGFEKVLPVVSAIAREAGLIT; from the coding sequence ATGTTGGATCGCGAGCTCGTCGAAGCGGTGAAGCTGGCGCGGGAGGCGGGACGCATCCTCCTCGAGATCTACGCCACCGATTTCGGCGTCGAGATGAAGGGCGAGTCGGACCCGGTCACCGAGGCCGATCGCCGCGTCAACGCGTTCCTCACCGCGCGCCTCCACGAGTCGTTCCCGACCGACCTCGTCGTCGCCGAGGAGAGCGCGACCGAGGGCAAGCAGAGCAGCGGTCGCTGCTGGTTCGTCGATCCGCTCGACGGCACCAAGGAGTTCATCGCGAAGAACGGCGAGTTCAGCGTGATGATCGGCCTCGCGATCGACGGCGACGCGCAGCTCGGCGTCGTGTACCAGCCGACGACCGGCAAGCTCTGGCGCGGCGTCGTCGGCGACGGCGCGTTCCTCGAGCAGGGCGACAAGACGTACGTGCTGCGCCCGAGCGACATCGCCGATCCGTCGCAGATGCGCCTCGTCGTCTCGCGCTCGCACCGCTCGAAGTCGACCGACGCGCTCGTGCAGCGGCTCGGCATCACGCAGGAAGCGGTGAGTGGCTCGGTCGGCCTCAAGGTCGGCCTGATCGCCGAGCGCAAGGCCGACCTCTACGTGCACCTCTCGGGCAAGACGAGCGCGTGGGACGCGTGCGCCCCCGAGGCGATCCTTCGCGCCGCGGGCGGCACGTTCACCGACCTCGAGGGGCGTCAGATCCAGTACGGCACCGGCGAGCTCAAGAACCACCGCGGCATCCTCGCGTGCAACCGCAAGGGCTTCGAGAAGGTGCTCCCGGTGGTGAGCGCGATCGCGCGCGAGGCCGGGCTCATCACCTGA
- a CDS encoding Glu/Leu/Phe/Val family dehydrogenase encodes MNVFEHLQQHDYGEVHFARDAATGLQAIVAIHDTRLGPALGGCRFIHYPHEELALIDALRLARGMTYKAAITGIPHGGGKSVIIRPPRAFDRGALFRAFGRFVDGLGGRYITAEDSGTSMEDMETIRSVTKHVTGVKPEHGGSGDPSPYTALGVRRGIEACVKFVYKRDSIEGLHVAVQGVGHVGYWLCKQLHDLGAKLTVADIDPLKAERAHRELGAEVVPLDQIFSVDCEVFAPCALGSALNDDSIPKLKCKIVAGAANNQLAETRHGDALMHRGILYAPDYAINAGGLVNVAQEHAGYDEQKSRERVLKIYDTILEIAERAERAMQPTYRIADTIVEEKLARAAR; translated from the coding sequence GTGAACGTCTTCGAGCACCTCCAGCAGCACGACTACGGAGAGGTCCACTTCGCACGCGACGCCGCGACGGGCCTGCAGGCGATCGTCGCGATCCACGACACCCGCCTCGGCCCGGCGCTCGGCGGGTGTCGCTTCATCCACTACCCGCACGAAGAGCTCGCGCTGATCGACGCGCTCCGCCTCGCGCGCGGCATGACCTACAAGGCCGCGATCACCGGCATCCCGCACGGTGGCGGCAAGAGCGTGATCATCCGTCCGCCGCGCGCGTTCGATCGCGGCGCGCTCTTCCGCGCGTTCGGGCGCTTCGTCGACGGGCTCGGCGGTCGCTACATCACGGCCGAGGACAGCGGCACGTCGATGGAGGACATGGAGACGATCCGCTCGGTCACGAAGCACGTGACCGGCGTGAAGCCGGAGCACGGCGGCTCGGGCGATCCGTCGCCGTACACCGCGCTCGGCGTGCGCCGCGGGATCGAGGCGTGCGTGAAGTTCGTCTACAAGCGCGACTCGATCGAGGGCCTCCACGTCGCGGTGCAGGGTGTCGGTCACGTCGGCTACTGGCTGTGCAAGCAGCTCCACGATCTCGGGGCGAAGCTCACGGTCGCCGACATCGATCCGCTCAAGGCCGAGCGCGCGCACCGCGAGCTCGGCGCGGAGGTCGTGCCGCTCGATCAGATCTTCTCGGTCGACTGCGAGGTGTTCGCGCCGTGCGCGCTCGGCTCGGCGCTGAACGACGACTCGATCCCGAAGCTCAAGTGCAAGATCGTCGCGGGCGCGGCGAACAACCAGCTGGCGGAGACGCGCCACGGCGACGCGCTGATGCACCGCGGGATCCTCTACGCGCCCGACTACGCGATCAACGCGGGTGGCCTCGTGAACGTCGCGCAGGAGCACGCGGGCTACGACGAGCAGAAGTCGCGCGAGCGCGTGCTGAAGATCTACGACACGATCCTCGAGATCGCGGAGCGCGCGGAGCGCGCGATGCAGCCGACCTATCGCATCGCGGACACGATCGTCGAAGAGAAGCTGGCGCGCGCGGCCCGTTGA
- a CDS encoding TIGR02147 family protein, producing the protein MADVFAYLDYRAFLRDVYAEKKALGRGFSFRAFSRLAGLRSPNYLKLVIDGERNLSDQMAPRFATALGLRDDAARYFVDLVAFNQAKDAAARNAAYTRLTGFRRYRSAHRLELAHAAYHSTWYLPAIRELAARCDFEAEPEWIAPRLRPPISKDEAKSALATLFELGLLVTGEDGRVSQGEALVSTGPETRGHHIGNYHRMMMSRAAASIDDVPAAERDVSSLTLCVGGKGLAEIKDRIQKFRRELLELSTRESDPREVVQINFQLFPLTKAEKTPARKAKAPR; encoded by the coding sequence TTGGCCGACGTCTTCGCGTACCTCGACTACCGCGCGTTCCTGCGCGACGTGTACGCCGAGAAGAAGGCGCTCGGGCGAGGCTTCTCGTTCCGCGCGTTCTCGCGGCTCGCGGGGCTGCGCTCGCCGAATTACCTGAAGCTCGTGATCGACGGAGAGCGCAACCTCTCGGACCAGATGGCGCCGCGCTTCGCGACCGCGCTCGGTCTGCGCGACGACGCCGCGCGCTACTTCGTCGATCTCGTCGCGTTCAACCAGGCGAAGGACGCGGCCGCGCGCAACGCCGCGTATACGCGGCTCACCGGGTTCCGTCGGTATCGCAGCGCGCACCGGCTCGAGCTCGCGCACGCGGCCTATCACTCGACCTGGTACCTGCCCGCGATCCGCGAGCTCGCCGCGCGCTGTGACTTCGAGGCGGAGCCCGAGTGGATCGCGCCGCGCCTGCGCCCGCCGATCTCGAAGGACGAGGCGAAGAGCGCGCTCGCGACGCTCTTCGAGCTCGGCCTGCTCGTCACCGGCGAAGACGGCCGCGTGAGCCAGGGCGAGGCGCTGGTGTCGACGGGCCCCGAGACGCGCGGGCACCACATCGGCAACTACCATCGCATGATGATGTCGCGCGCCGCGGCCTCGATCGACGACGTGCCCGCGGCCGAGCGCGACGTCAGCTCGCTCACGCTCTGCGTCGGCGGCAAGGGCCTCGCGGAGATCAAGGATCGGATCCAGAAGTTCCGCCGCGAGCTGCTCGAGCTCTCGACGCGGGAGAGCGATCCGCGCGAGGTGGTGCAGATCAATTTCCAGCTCTTCCCGCTGACGAAGGCGGAGAAGACGCCGGCGAGAAAGGCGAAGGCTCCGCGATGA
- a CDS encoding RCC1 domain-containing protein produces MRGSFRAGVWSIVLAGCVLAPIDLADRRCPCTVGWVCDEARDRCVPVADAGASSDPCNALDDDDDERVDEGPDVCGTPARATVECVSGACVLTCVSGAADCDLAVANGCETDLGDVTSCGACDVACAEPTPLCLDGGDGTFVCTESCASDRAQCGSSCVDLATSVSHCGGCDQPCELRTGVLSQCIAGACVYACATGRADCDSDRHDCETDVSTVAACGACNAPCVTEHTTPACVEGACEIVSCQDAWADCDLDAADGCETSLRTLDDCGACHTPCGFEHATASCATGTCTMGACEPGFGDCTATPGCETDLSREESCGACGVTCEAGTSCDAGSCVSPSDVAEVVAGDAFACARIGDGRVACWGADESGQLGNGSAGASATAMLVTGITDAIDLAAGARHACAVRQTGEVLCWGDNEFRQLGNSGAGSDQVVPVLVRNIVGAVQVALGDAHSCARRSDGTVACWGRNDRGQLGIGSAGDRSAPTNVAGLADVFDLDAGDAHTCAVRSSGEIACWGANARGQLGDGTTTQRLAPTAVLGISVARGIALGAEFTCAVATDGRAGCWGAGEVGQLGDGGTFDRAYPDLVPDITTAGWIAAGDDHACVRLADGTARCWGANESGQLGDGTRDGGAPRVVLLLDDAVAVAAGASHTCAVREDGAAKCWGSGASGRLGDGTSTDQLTPVTVMGLP; encoded by the coding sequence GTGCGGGGGAGCTTCCGAGCAGGGGTCTGGTCGATCGTGCTCGCGGGATGTGTGCTCGCGCCGATCGACCTCGCGGACCGTCGTTGTCCGTGCACCGTGGGTTGGGTCTGCGACGAGGCGCGCGATCGATGCGTTCCCGTCGCCGACGCCGGCGCGTCGAGCGATCCGTGCAACGCGCTCGACGACGACGACGACGAGCGCGTCGACGAAGGGCCCGACGTGTGCGGCACGCCCGCGCGCGCGACCGTCGAGTGCGTCTCGGGCGCGTGCGTGCTCACGTGCGTCTCGGGCGCGGCCGACTGCGACCTCGCGGTCGCGAACGGATGCGAGACCGATCTCGGCGACGTGACGAGCTGCGGCGCATGCGACGTCGCCTGTGCCGAGCCGACCCCGCTCTGCCTCGACGGAGGTGACGGCACGTTCGTGTGCACCGAGTCGTGCGCGTCCGATCGCGCGCAGTGCGGCTCGAGCTGCGTCGACCTCGCGACCAGCGTGTCGCACTGCGGTGGCTGCGATCAGCCCTGCGAGCTCCGCACCGGTGTGCTCAGCCAGTGCATCGCCGGCGCGTGCGTGTACGCGTGCGCGACGGGGCGCGCCGACTGCGACTCCGACCGTCACGACTGCGAGACCGACGTCTCGACCGTCGCGGCGTGCGGCGCGTGCAACGCGCCGTGCGTCACCGAGCACACCACGCCGGCGTGCGTGGAGGGCGCGTGCGAGATCGTGTCGTGCCAGGACGCCTGGGCCGACTGCGACCTCGACGCCGCCGACGGCTGCGAGACGAGCCTGCGCACGCTCGACGACTGCGGCGCGTGCCACACTCCGTGCGGGTTCGAGCACGCGACCGCGTCCTGCGCGACCGGCACGTGCACGATGGGCGCATGCGAGCCGGGGTTCGGCGACTGCACCGCGACGCCGGGATGCGAGACCGATCTCTCGCGCGAGGAGTCGTGCGGCGCGTGCGGCGTGACGTGCGAGGCCGGCACGTCGTGCGACGCGGGGAGCTGCGTGTCGCCGAGCGACGTCGCCGAGGTCGTCGCCGGCGATGCGTTCGCGTGCGCGCGCATCGGCGATGGACGCGTCGCGTGCTGGGGCGCCGACGAGAGCGGTCAGCTCGGCAACGGCAGCGCGGGCGCGAGCGCGACCGCGATGCTCGTCACCGGGATCACCGACGCGATCGATCTCGCTGCCGGTGCGCGCCACGCGTGCGCGGTGCGGCAGACCGGCGAGGTGCTGTGCTGGGGCGACAACGAATTCCGCCAGCTCGGCAACTCCGGCGCAGGGAGCGATCAGGTCGTGCCCGTCCTCGTCCGAAACATCGTGGGCGCCGTACAGGTCGCGCTCGGCGATGCCCACTCGTGCGCCCGCCGCAGTGACGGCACGGTCGCGTGCTGGGGCCGCAACGATCGCGGTCAGCTCGGGATCGGCAGCGCCGGTGATCGCTCCGCGCCCACCAACGTCGCGGGCCTCGCCGACGTGTTCGATCTCGACGCGGGCGACGCGCACACCTGCGCGGTGCGCAGCTCGGGCGAGATCGCGTGCTGGGGCGCGAACGCGCGCGGTCAGCTCGGCGACGGCACCACGACGCAGCGGCTCGCGCCCACCGCGGTGCTCGGGATCTCCGTCGCGCGCGGGATCGCGCTCGGCGCCGAGTTCACCTGCGCGGTCGCGACCGATGGCCGCGCGGGCTGCTGGGGCGCGGGGGAGGTGGGCCAGCTCGGAGACGGCGGCACGTTCGATCGCGCCTACCCGGATCTCGTGCCCGACATCACGACCGCGGGCTGGATCGCCGCCGGCGACGATCACGCGTGCGTGCGCCTCGCCGACGGCACCGCGCGGTGCTGGGGCGCGAACGAGAGCGGCCAGCTCGGAGACGGTACGCGCGACGGCGGCGCGCCGCGCGTCGTCCTCCTCCTCGACGATGCGGTCGCGGTCGCGGCCGGCGCGTCGCACACGTGCGCGGTGCGCGAGGACGGCGCCGCCAAGTGCTGGGGCAGCGGCGCGAGCGGCCGTCTCGGCGACGGCACCTCCACCGATCAGCTCACGCCCGTGACCGTGATGGGCCTGCCCTGA
- a CDS encoding ADP-ribosylglycohydrolase family protein — translation MIADHDARIARARVALDGLSIGDAFGERFFGAPETVDTRLAYRAVPSGTWRWTDDTHMALSIVDELAARGTIDPSAIAARFAVRFARDSWRGYGAMARRVLTEIGEGTPWDLASRAIFDGTGSKGNGAAMRAAPIGAYFAGDLERVIDEARRSALPTHAHPEGIAGAIAIAVLAAIATRREERRSPSAIIAEVATSVPPGETRARLEQLVAMPHLDDVRTIASIVGNGTYVLAEDTVPLSVWCAARHLDDFVAAMWTTVSALGDRDTTCAIVGGVVALAAPMTVPAEWRAAREPLDGA, via the coding sequence GTGATCGCCGATCACGACGCGCGCATCGCGCGCGCACGGGTCGCGCTCGATGGCCTCTCGATCGGCGACGCGTTCGGTGAGCGCTTCTTCGGCGCGCCGGAGACGGTCGACACGCGCCTCGCATACCGCGCGGTCCCGAGCGGCACCTGGCGCTGGACCGACGACACGCACATGGCGCTCTCGATCGTCGACGAGCTCGCGGCGCGCGGGACGATCGATCCGAGCGCGATCGCCGCGCGCTTCGCGGTGCGATTCGCGCGCGATTCATGGCGCGGCTACGGCGCGATGGCGCGGCGCGTCCTCACCGAGATCGGCGAGGGCACACCGTGGGACCTCGCGAGCCGCGCGATCTTCGATGGCACGGGCAGCAAGGGGAACGGCGCGGCGATGCGAGCCGCGCCGATCGGCGCGTACTTCGCGGGCGATCTCGAGCGTGTGATCGACGAAGCGCGGCGATCGGCGCTCCCGACCCACGCGCATCCCGAGGGCATCGCGGGCGCGATCGCGATCGCGGTGCTCGCGGCGATCGCGACCCGCCGAGAGGAACGGCGGTCGCCGAGCGCGATCATCGCGGAGGTCGCGACCTCGGTGCCGCCCGGCGAGACCCGCGCGCGTCTCGAGCAGCTCGTCGCGATGCCGCACCTCGACGACGTGCGCACGATCGCGAGCATCGTCGGCAACGGCACGTACGTGCTCGCGGAGGACACGGTGCCGCTCAGCGTCTGGTGCGCCGCGCGGCACCTCGACGACTTCGTCGCGGCGATGTGGACGACCGTGAGCGCGCTCGGTGATCGCGACACGACGTGCGCGATCGTCGGCGGCGTGGTCGCGCTCGCGGCGCCGATGACGGTGCCCGCCGAATGGCGTGCCGCGCGCGAGCCGCTCGACGGCGCGTGA
- a CDS encoding aldo/keto reductase, giving the protein MQIRTLGRTSVRVSEIALGTWGLASGAYGEKAEPSRFESVVKAAWDAGVTTFDVAPLWGDGESEWRTAAALGDHLKDAVLVTRTGQAKMGDRLSGRFESQQIIDDVEASLKRLGRETIDVVLLHNPPMKVLQSDLYRKGVDHLLASGKVRAWGASVVTAEEGRAALEVGAQAIGIAHHALDPHVLHDLTSTMKHYGAAGIARSPLCYGLLAGRWTSETKFGEHDHRSRRWDATSFAERLRQVEELRFLVRDDVPDLATAAMRFVLSSPFVATACVGARSVEQITSAAGASREKPLLPPEDLKRVASVWNGGAGVFGGGIAKK; this is encoded by the coding sequence ATGCAGATCCGGACTCTCGGTCGGACCTCGGTGCGCGTGTCCGAGATCGCCCTCGGGACGTGGGGGCTCGCGAGCGGCGCGTACGGCGAGAAGGCCGAGCCGTCGCGCTTCGAGTCGGTCGTGAAAGCAGCGTGGGACGCGGGCGTGACGACGTTCGACGTCGCGCCGCTCTGGGGCGACGGCGAGAGCGAGTGGCGCACCGCCGCCGCGCTCGGCGATCACCTGAAGGACGCGGTCCTCGTCACGCGCACCGGGCAGGCGAAGATGGGCGATCGCCTGAGCGGTCGCTTCGAGTCGCAGCAGATCATCGACGACGTCGAGGCCTCGCTGAAGCGCCTCGGGCGCGAGACGATCGACGTCGTGCTGCTGCACAACCCGCCGATGAAGGTGCTGCAGTCGGACCTCTATCGGAAGGGCGTCGATCACCTGCTCGCGAGCGGCAAGGTGCGCGCGTGGGGCGCGAGCGTGGTGACCGCGGAGGAAGGTCGCGCCGCGCTCGAGGTCGGCGCGCAGGCGATCGGCATCGCGCACCACGCGCTCGACCCGCACGTGCTGCACGATCTCACGTCGACGATGAAGCACTACGGGGCCGCGGGCATCGCGCGCTCGCCGCTCTGCTACGGCCTGCTCGCGGGTCGGTGGACGAGCGAGACGAAGTTCGGCGAGCACGATCACCGCAGCCGCCGGTGGGACGCGACGAGCTTCGCCGAGCGACTGCGTCAGGTGGAAGAGCTGCGCTTCCTCGTGAGAGACGACGTGCCGGACCTCGCCACCGCGGCGATGCGGTTCGTGCTCTCGAGCCCGTTCGTCGCGACCGCGTGCGTGGGCGCGCGCAGCGTCGAGCAGATCACGAGCGCGGCCGGCGCGTCGCGCGAGAAGCCGCTCCTGCCGCCCGAGGATCTGAAGCGCGTCGCGTCGGTGTGGAACGGCGGCGCGGGCGTGTTCGGCGGCGGCATCGCGAAGAAGTGA
- a CDS encoding SDR family oxidoreductase codes for MTKLANKVAVITGGTTGIGLATAKLFDAEGASLVLTGRDAAAIESARRELPRADVLAADQSSLADVDRLVEHVRARHGRVDVLFVNAGIAKFRPFEAVDERFFDELVGVNLKGAFFTVQRFAPILRDGASVVLNTSVAGVRGPANATIYALSKAGLRSLARTLSTELAPRGIRVNAISPGPIETPIFGKTGADADVIAVMKQSMSDAVPMKRLGTADEVARATLFLASTDSSFVLGSELAVDGGLTQL; via the coding sequence ATGACCAAGCTCGCGAACAAGGTCGCCGTCATCACCGGAGGCACCACTGGGATCGGCCTGGCGACCGCGAAGCTCTTCGACGCAGAGGGCGCGTCGCTCGTGCTCACCGGCCGCGACGCGGCCGCGATCGAGAGCGCACGCCGCGAGCTGCCGCGCGCCGACGTGCTCGCTGCGGACCAGTCGTCGCTCGCCGACGTCGATCGTCTCGTCGAGCACGTCCGGGCGCGTCACGGCCGCGTCGACGTGCTCTTCGTGAACGCGGGCATCGCGAAGTTCCGCCCCTTCGAAGCCGTCGACGAGCGCTTCTTCGACGAGCTCGTCGGCGTGAACCTCAAGGGCGCGTTCTTCACGGTGCAGCGCTTCGCGCCGATCCTCCGCGACGGCGCGTCGGTCGTGCTCAACACGTCGGTCGCCGGCGTGCGTGGCCCCGCGAACGCGACGATCTACGCGCTCTCGAAGGCGGGACTGCGCTCGCTCGCGCGCACCCTCTCGACCGAGCTCGCGCCGCGCGGCATCCGCGTCAACGCGATCAGCCCCGGCCCGATCGAGACGCCGATCTTCGGCAAGACCGGCGCCGACGCCGACGTGATCGCGGTGATGAAGCAGAGCATGAGCGACGCGGTACCGATGAAGCGCCTCGGCACCGCCGACGAGGTCGCGCGCGCGACGCTCTTCCTCGCGTCGACCGACTCGTCGTTCGTGCTCGGCTCGGAGCTCGCGGTCGACGGCGGCCTGACGCAGCTCTGA
- the mgtE gene encoding magnesium transporter: MRLSTLLGPDLRQTLEQEPEALRDALDEFHEEDIAEIAEDLPLDDVVALMRALPDELAATVLERIPDERRADILEKLKPEEAATILVEMEPDDRADVVQTLELDLQKTLLEVLDQVDPEVAEETRELAAYPEHTAGGIMTTGFVGLAPDTKVWQAIEEVRRLSREEEVENVYYVYVLAFGDKLQGVVSLRDLILADPGQTLADVMTENVVRVHDMDEQEEVARTIAKYDFQALPVVDQQGVMLGVITVDDVVDVVIEEATEDAQRMGAVTPIEDTYFGTGFLAYWRSRVTWLVVLFLGGFLTANVMEGFADELQRAIVLAMFIPLIISTGGNAGSQSATLVIRALAVEEVRPADWLKVASRELAVGLCLGLVVGVLGFGRAFFTAEGPGVPLALVVAISIVSVVTVGSLLGSLLPLVIQRVGLDPAVSSTPFIASLSDVVGLLIYLSIARALLHLP, encoded by the coding sequence ATGCGCCTCTCCACGCTCCTCGGCCCCGACCTGCGGCAGACGCTCGAGCAGGAGCCCGAGGCGCTACGTGACGCGCTCGACGAATTCCACGAGGAGGACATCGCGGAGATCGCGGAGGACCTCCCGCTCGACGACGTCGTCGCGCTGATGCGCGCGCTGCCCGACGAGCTCGCCGCGACCGTGCTCGAGCGCATCCCCGACGAGCGGCGCGCCGACATCCTCGAGAAGCTCAAGCCCGAAGAGGCCGCGACGATCCTCGTCGAGATGGAGCCCGACGATCGCGCCGACGTGGTGCAGACGCTCGAGCTCGATCTGCAGAAGACGCTGCTCGAGGTCCTCGACCAGGTCGACCCCGAGGTCGCCGAGGAGACGCGCGAGCTCGCCGCGTATCCGGAGCACACGGCCGGCGGCATCATGACCACCGGCTTCGTGGGGCTCGCGCCCGACACGAAGGTCTGGCAGGCGATCGAGGAGGTTCGTCGGCTCTCGCGCGAGGAAGAGGTCGAGAACGTCTACTACGTGTACGTGCTCGCCTTCGGCGACAAGCTCCAGGGCGTCGTCTCGCTGCGCGATCTGATCCTCGCGGATCCCGGCCAGACGCTCGCGGACGTGATGACCGAGAACGTCGTGCGCGTGCACGACATGGACGAGCAGGAAGAGGTCGCGCGTACGATCGCGAAGTACGACTTCCAGGCGCTGCCGGTCGTCGATCAGCAGGGCGTGATGCTCGGTGTCATCACCGTCGACGACGTGGTCGACGTCGTCATCGAGGAAGCGACCGAGGACGCGCAGCGAATGGGCGCGGTCACGCCGATCGAGGACACGTACTTCGGCACCGGGTTCCTCGCGTACTGGCGCAGCCGCGTGACGTGGCTCGTCGTGCTCTTCCTCGGCGGGTTCCTCACCGCGAACGTGATGGAAGGGTTCGCCGACGAGCTGCAGCGCGCGATCGTGCTCGCGATGTTCATCCCGCTGATCATCTCGACCGGCGGCAACGCGGGATCGCAGAGCGCGACGCTGGTGATTCGCGCGCTCGCGGTCGAAGAGGTGCGCCCGGCGGACTGGCTGAAGGTCGCGTCGCGTGAGCTCGCGGTCGGGCTCTGCCTGGGGCTCGTGGTGGGCGTGCTGGGGTTCGGGCGCGCGTTCTTCACCGCCGAGGGACCGGGCGTGCCGCTCGCGCTCGTGGTCGCGATCAGCATCGTGTCGGTGGTCACGGTGGGCAGCCTGCTCGGGTCGCTCTTGCCGCTGGTGATCCAGCGGGTCGGGCTCGACCCCGCGGTGAGCTCGACCCCGTTCATCGCGTCGCTGAGCGACGTCGTAGGTCTTCTGATCTATCTGTCGATCGCGCGAGCGCTTCTTCATCTTCCGTGA